From the genome of Streptomyces sp. V1I1, one region includes:
- a CDS encoding histidine phosphatase family protein — protein sequence MSPLRRLVVLRHAKSARPEGVPDHERPLAPRGMRDAPAAGRWLAEADCLPDLVLCSTARRTRQTWELAAAELGSTPPVRYEPSLYAADDQTILDVVREVPADVGTLLLIGHNPGLQDLILLLAGEALGGTMQRAQTKFPTSAIAVLTWRGTWSALAPGAALLTDLAVPRGQR from the coding sequence ATGAGCCCGCTGCGGCGGCTGGTCGTCCTGCGGCACGCCAAGTCCGCACGGCCCGAGGGCGTTCCCGACCATGAGCGCCCCCTCGCCCCTCGCGGGATGCGGGACGCCCCCGCCGCCGGCCGCTGGCTGGCGGAGGCCGACTGCCTGCCCGACCTCGTCCTGTGCTCCACCGCCCGCCGCACCCGCCAGACCTGGGAGCTGGCCGCCGCGGAGCTGGGCAGCACCCCGCCGGTGCGATACGAGCCCAGCCTCTACGCGGCGGACGACCAGACCATTCTCGATGTCGTACGCGAAGTGCCCGCCGATGTCGGGACGTTGCTGCTGATCGGACACAACCCCGGCCTCCAGGACCTGATCCTGCTGCTCGCCGGCGAGGCACTCGGCGGCACAATGCAGCGCGCACAGACGAAGTTCCCGACGTCCGCCATCGCCGTGCTGACCTGGCGTGGCACGTGGTCCGCTCTCGCACCGGGCGCCGCGCTGCTCACAGACCTGGCCGTCCCCCGCGGGCAGCGTTGA
- a CDS encoding DUF1876 domain-containing protein: protein MTRTLEWSVRLHLSEEDGTTKTRAVLDTGTATLTGHGVARCNPQDVDIPTIGDELSASRAMRDLAVQLMRAADAELEAAGAGTASGRAGPPYSWSDTAT from the coding sequence ATGACTCGGACGCTGGAGTGGAGCGTCCGCCTCCATCTGTCGGAGGAGGACGGCACGACGAAAACCCGCGCGGTACTGGACACCGGTACCGCTACCCTCACCGGTCATGGGGTCGCCCGCTGCAACCCTCAGGACGTGGACATCCCCACGATCGGCGACGAACTCTCGGCGAGCCGTGCGATGAGAGACCTCGCGGTGCAGCTGATGAGGGCGGCCGACGCTGAACTGGAGGCCGCGGGCGCCGGAACGGCGAGCGGGCGCGCCGGGCCGCCGTACAGCTGGTCGGACACGGCGACCTAG